CAGGGCGAATGGAATCATGGGTATGGTTTTGTGTGATTTTCACGGTCGGTCACTAATTCAATGGCTTTAGATTCTAATTGTTCCCGCTTAATTTTACCGCAGAGGGCTGCCCTACTGGCTCAGGGAGGTTCCGGACATCACCTTTCGAACAGACAATGAAGCTTTCAAGGTAATCGATCTGTAAATTATCAAAACTCGATATTATTGAACACCGGAACAATACCTCTTGTGTGTTTAATCGTGGAAACAATCCCTTTTAATGGGTGCTTTGTGTATCGAACTGTATTTAAGATAGAAAGCAAACAATAAACTTAATAGTTgtcaatctttttcttcttcgtctcttttctcctttctccTCCAATTTACATAGGTACTATATATCGGAATATCAACAAGATACTAAAACAGtatcattttaattaaaaattaattattattttaatagttTGATTCACCTCTTGCAGAATCACATGGAGAAATTTGTGAAGATGATTGTGCAAAAGCTACAGGATGAGAAGCTGTTTGCTCCTCAAGGAGGCCCCATCATTCTTGCTCAGGTCCACTAAAAGCAATTTAACggttttttctttcttgtttctttCTCGTCAAAATTTATCAATGGCTACTATATCAGATCGAGAACGAATACAACAACATAGCACGAGCGCTTCCGGGTTCGGCTGAATACATAAAGTGGGCAGCCAACATGGCCCTTGGCCTCAACGTCGGCGTTCCCTGGGTGATGTGCAAGCAGAACGATGCTCCTGGCCCTGTGGTAAGTGACCAATACAGTTTATATGATGAAGGTCTCCTTCCATTTCGGTTTCTGACCGATGTAAACGTGTTCTTGAACATTTAGATCAACGCTTGCAATGGAAGGAACTGTGGGGATACGTTTATGGGGCCAAACCACCCCACCAAGCCTTCTCTTTGGACTGAGAACTGGACTGCTCAGTGAGTTGGTTCTCATTTGTGTTTTAGTCCTCTAGAATTTCAATCCAATTCGGCACTTTTATCGCGCCGTGTAGTGTTTCTGAAGCTCCTTTTCGATTCATTCAGGTATAGAGTATTTGGTGATCCACCATCTCAAAGATCAGCAGAGGATCTTTCATACTCCGTGGCACGATTCTTCTCGAAAAATGGCACACTCGTTAACTACTACATGGTATGTAGCTGATCCCAAATAGTTCAAACATCACTGTAGCTTGCCATTGATGTATGAAACATTGCACTTTCACCTTGATTTCAGTATCACGGCGGAACAAACTTTGGAAGGACAGGAGCTTCATTTGTGATGACCAGATACTATGACGAGGCCCCACTCGATGAATATGGCAAGTAACGATATCTTAGATTCTAATCTTTTGAATATTTTCGATCGATATAAGATGGAGCTTTATGGTGATCTAGGCTTGCCCAAGGAGCCTAAAAGGGGTCATCTGAGGGACTTGCATGCTGCATTGAAGCTGTCCAGGAAAGGATTGCTTTGGGGATCTTACTCCTTGCAAAAGTTTGGGGCCGGTTTGGAGGTAAAACTACGAAGAGCGCGATTTATCGATCATCTGAGATATGTTCGATGAGCATTCTATCCAAACAACTGAACTGACTAGTGTTCAGTGATCAGAATTATCCCACCTTTGAAATGTTCAAGTCTTGGACTTTGCAGGCACGGATTTACGAGATACCAGAGAACAAAATCTGTGTTGCCTTCCTCACAAACACACATACGAAGCTCGATGGAAAAGTAAACTTTAGAGGCACAGAATTCGCCCTTCCCCGCCACTCCATCAGCATCCTTCCGGATTGTAAGACTGTAGTATACAATACCCAGCAGGTAATCAGACTACAACACCACAAACTTTGAACTATTTGCGGGTAGTTTGAACACCTTTGTCGACTTTTGCAGGTTAATGCTCAGCACAATTCCAGGACATTTGACCCTTCCAAGGACGCTAATGCGAACAACAATTGGGAGATGTACCAGGATGTGGTACCGACGTCCAAGGGTGTTAAGTCGAATGGGCTGATGGAACTGTATAACATGACTAAGGACACCACAGATTACCTTTGGTACACAACGAGGTAAAAGTCTCGAGATGCTCATTCTGAAAAAACAGGAAACGAAATTGAAGTAATAGCTGCTGATTCGATTGTTATGTTGTGTTCCTAATGCAGCTTCAAGCTCAATGACGACGACTTGCCTTTCCGACACGATATCCACCCTGTGATCCAAGTTTCTAGCCTTGGTCATATCATGCATACCTTTGTTAACGGCGAATACATAGGTATCCTCGTGCCTTTTTAAACTCACAGTGCCACTAAAAGCATGAAACTTCTTCCTGGCTGAGGATCATAAACTCAACACAATCATTTCAGGATCTGCTCATGGAACCAAGATCGAGAAGAGTTTCGTCTTCCAGAAACCCGCGGATCTGAAAACCGGAGGCAATCGCATTGCTATACTGGGAGGGACAGTGGGAATGCCGGTAAAATGAAACCTCAGTAATTTCTTTATTAACAATAGTAAGAACTCCTACAATTGCTCTACAAACTCGAGTAACCATTACTCAGGATAGCGGAGCGTACCTGGAACATAGAGTTTCCGGTGTGCATAGCGTAGTCATCCAAGGCCTCAATGCCGGCACGCTAGACCTGTCACAAGCAGTATGGAAGCACCAGGTTAGTAATTCATGTCTTCATGTCGAGTAACTCGACTAAATGGATTTAAGTGAGCTTGTTGTTTTTGTTTCTCATCAGGTGGGACTAACAGGAGAGGCATTAGGCATTTTCCAAGAGGAAAATCTAAACAAAGTTCAGTGGGTGCAAGCAAAGAGTGGGACTCCAATTACATGGTACAAGGTAAGGAGATACCAGTTCTTTTCTTTTCGGAGATTTAAAAGGATCAGATGGTGGCGGGAACAGATTAATTTGCCGCTTTTCTACTCAGAGATACTTTGAGTGTCCCTCTGGAACCGACCCGGTGTCCTTGGACTTGAGCTCCATGGGCAAAGGCATGGTGTGGATCAACGGCCAAGGCGTCGGACGTTATTGGGTCAACTACCTCAGTCCTCTTGGAAAACCTTCTCAACACATGTGAGTGAACATATGCCTCAGTTTATTTCAACCCTTGTTCATCTTGATGATTTCGCCATCGATGATGCGTGGTTTAGGTACCATGTGCCGCGATCTTTCTTGAAGCCGAAGAGCAACTTGATGGTGGTGCTGGAGGAGCAAGGAGGGAACCCTGAGGACATCAAGGTGATGATAGTGAAACGGGACAACATTTGCACTGTCGTGTCCAAGAACTACACCGCGCCAATTGACTCGTGGTCGAGGGAGGACAACAAGCTCAAAAGTGCTGCCAACAGCGACAAACCAGAGGGGAACTTGCAGTGCGGGGAGAAGAAAGTGATCCGTTCCATCGTCTTCGCGAGCTACGGCAACCCCGACGGCGCCTGCGGCAACTTCACCGTCGGCAACTGCCACTCGCCCAACGTCAAGAAAGTGGTGGAGCAGGTACGTCTTGTTGCCTAGACCAGCAATCGCATATTCTGCTGCTGCATTCTTTGACGCCGATTTGCATTGCCTCCTGTGCACAGACATGCTTGGGGAAACCGTCGTGTGCGCTGCCAGTGTCAGCCGAGGCCTACGGCGTAGACGCTGCGTGCCCAGGGTCGACCAACACGCTCATAGTCCAAGCCAAGTGTGCCAAAAAGAGCAAGGCATAGACTTGTTGTCCTGCCTTTTTGTTTTGATTTAAATTTGGAAACAACGAGGTCATTGAATTGTTTAATGGAATCAAATTTGATTTATTGTTAACGAACTACAAGAAATGCCATCTCTGCCGATGAGTCAAATTTTTTTGCTGAAGGCTTTGCTATCCGAACCCAACACACTAGTGCTGTTTTTTTTCTTCGTTCAAAGAGATGCCTAATTAAAGGATTTGGAGATCAAGACACTAGCTCAGTATGGAGGTAGTAACAAACTAAATTGCATATCCTAGACACAAGTTGAGAGCACATTTGAAATCATTATACTTAACCATTCGTGAACTTTCCTAAGAACAAACAATTTGATACAGTTTGTAAAATTCAGAGGTATTTAAAGAATAACTTAtgaaaaagatttattttttcaaGAAAGATATGATCATTTACACTGTGGATAGTTAGGTATTATCTTCTTTTATGGATGAAGAACAACTTCAAATTATTATTGTAGGGTAATCTTGTGACTTCTAGAAGTAAGGAACAATCTATGATTGTGATAAAGGTTAATCTTCAAAAATTATCTTGTGGCATATGTGAACAGAGATATGGCTAGGGAAGCTTTTCAATGAAGTAAAAAATCTCTAGCAACTCTTCTATGAAAGAATATTGAATAACAAAGCAATTGTAAAAATCTCTAGCAACTATTCTATGAGGGAACATTAATTACTTCATGACATGAGCAAACCATGTAAAGTTTGATATAGTGTATGCATGACATGTTTTCCTAAAGGGAAGAAAAATAAATCACTAATTTTTCGATAAAGAATTTGTATTTGAGGATTTTGTGAGTAAGATAAGAATAATCAACATATATGCTTAGCTGAGGAGTATAGAGACTTCATATTTGGGCAGATTGAAGTGGATGTCATCAGCTATCACTCTTGTTTAGCAATAATTTTAGCTCCTTGATTGAAGGTCAATTGGTCTTCCATATGTAATTAATGCTCGGGGCTTATGTCCTTCAAAGTATCTACTAAACCTATAAAATTAAACCTCGCAAAAAGGGACAATATTTGCGGAATTGTGAATTTCTTAACTTTCTTCTCTCAAAAGAGAGAAGGGTATATTTTCCATCGCACGCCTCTACCCTTTTCAATTTCCACTTGAATATATACAACTCTTCTGACTAAATAATATAATTGTCATTTTCGAACATACTCATAATCTTCACTTCATTTTCtcttattttatgaattattaaAGTAACACCTAATTgctcttaaatatattttacacTTTCAATTAACCCCATGTATCCTATTGTTTTCATCTCTACTgtatttattttactttttgtatATGTTAGCAATATTAGATGTAGTAAGGTAATTGTTgaaatagaagatgatgaatTAGTAAGATAAGTCTAGTTGTCTAACCGAAGAGTTCATCAAATGCCAAATTTCTTCCCACCTAAACTTCCAGAATGACCACAGAGTATAGTTGACTTTAAATTCTTGAGATAGTCTTAATGTGCTAATCTGGAAAGAAACAATATGCCATCAATAAGGAAACAAGCTGAaagataatataataataaaatttatatctcAGACATCCATGACTAGGGAAAGAAGAGAAAATCTTAGGCTTGATACGGTGAATCCTCCACTAAGCTGCTCTTGATCTTCCTTCCTAATGTAGATGGCGTTGGCTTGGCTCTAGATCACCTTCTGAAACTTCTTTGGGGCCCTTGGACGACCCCCGGTTGAGATCCCCAATCAAAGAGGTGTTCGACTTATATAGGACAAGGAGTGATACGGGTGCCCGTGGCCGGTTCGGTTGCTTGAGAACAGCCCGTGTTGGTTGGCATGGGTCCTCTGGTTGAATGCGTTGATTAGAACACGATCCGTGCCGGTAGGCATGGACACTCGTGTCACGATGAGGAgcttctaaacttaatcttcaaCTTCCGTTTTTGCTCCTTTTCACGCCCTTTCACAAAAAATACATGAGAGCAACATTTTGAAATAGgggaaaaaaatatcaaaacgAAGCATAAAGAAATAATATCGTGAAATATATACATGCAAAGTAGGTCAAAATGTGTATAAAAtgtatcaaaaactctataaaatACGCATATCACTAGGTAAGGGAaatgtccaagtgagtcaaaagttgaccgaacacttgatgATCGAAAGTCCAACTAGAGTTGGCAagagatgaaaagtccaagtgggtaaaaggttgaccggacacttggtgaaggagccctgatgggtcaaggttgatatgATGCTAGACAATGAAAAGTCCTAACATATCACAAATGACTAGATGTTgggcaatggaagtcctggtgggttGAGGCCAATCGGATACTAGACAAGATGTGATTTTAGTTTCAAAAaggttaaaattagacttagtaaTCGATTGCCAAGGAGTGGAATCGATTGACAAACCCTAAATCTGAATCTTAGGGTTTTGGAACTCAAATTGATTAACTTAATCAATTGAGCAGTGTCAATCGATCAGGGTGATCGATTGACAAGAGATGTGATTCGAACATAAGGTGCCTAATCGATTAGACAAATTACCTAATCGACTAGGAATTGTTCTAATAGATTAGATTGattccctaatcgattgggggaTATTTTCGTGAAGCATAGAAAGGTTCATAGCCCAATCGATTACGGTAATCTATTTGGAGCTTTgttattgttgatacagtctgacctggatgttgttttgctgttgacactgatttaagtttgtatcagatatttaactcagattaattactaatctaggttgacttggttgacctgattcgggaaaaagtccaagtatggagacttggcactggagaagtccaagcagggagcttggcacgagtggaaagtcctaactgggatattaggcagttggaaagtcctggtgagtgaagccaggcagtgggaaagtcctaactgggatgttaggcagttggcaagtcctggtgagtgaagccaggcaagggaaaatccagatggatcaagggtgatcggacatctggtgttgaaaagtccaagaaggaagcttggcatgcgaagtcagagagggctcggtagctcgttctctaggaccagatgaagtcggagagagctagggagctcgtttctccggactaggtcagagagggctcgacccggactgagtcaagaagctggatcggtcggaccgatccgatcggtctgcagaccgatcagtagcccactgtgattttactgatcggtctgcggaccgatcagaaatcaatcagtagcctactgagatttcattgatcggtctggagaccgatcaggaggctttaaGCACTGGgacgagcgacatctgatcggtctggggaccgatcagattagtgcctgatcggtccgcagaccgatcagaagctgcgcaCCTTCGGAAAGAgcgacgcctgatcggtctggggaccgatcagattagttcctgatcggtccgcagaccgatcagagatgatccagaaagcgtggttcggtctgcagaccgacccacggtattgtttgctttgcatgcactttttctgattgccgtatttgtattcacctatctgtttttaaccatttgctgtgagtctttctagcttgcaggttgcaggtcacattctcatgtttggattcaaattaagcttcattaagagaaggagacaagtacccttttcactgtaatttgctgcaacaaatacatttggggcatcaacgttcactggcgaaatccgattacgattgggctgctcagtttgacttcttcccattggttggtatccagagacgccagtgatttccattggcatgtgttcagagaatcagaagaggaggagaggtgattggctacgcctggctggcagcagcgattctgcagacggcggtgattcgagccagtgaagcagagagacataagaaggaagaagaggagttcagaaagggataattctgaattctctgtcttttgtgatcaagccttcgagaaagcaagttggtgaagctgtgag
This genomic stretch from Zingiber officinale cultivar Zhangliang chromosome 7A, Zo_v1.1, whole genome shotgun sequence harbors:
- the LOC121999756 gene encoding beta-galactosidase 11-like → MGFSRSFFAVLLLLTLLTRITRGDQEVTYDGRSLFINGKRDIFFSGSIHYPRSTAEMWPDLIKSAKDGGLNVIETYTFWNAHEPVHGQYNFEGNCDLVKFIKLVQAAGMYVVLRLGPFVQGEWNHGGLPYWLREVPDITFRTDNEAFKNHMEKFVKMIVQKLQDEKLFAPQGGPIILAQIENEYNNIARALPGSAEYIKWAANMALGLNVGVPWVMCKQNDAPGPVINACNGRNCGDTFMGPNHPTKPSLWTENWTAQYRVFGDPPSQRSAEDLSYSVARFFSKNGTLVNYYMYHGGTNFGRTGASFVMTRYYDEAPLDEYGLPKEPKRGHLRDLHAALKLSRKGLLWGSYSLQKFGAGLEARIYEIPENKICVAFLTNTHTKLDGKVNFRGTEFALPRHSISILPDCKTVVYNTQQVNAQHNSRTFDPSKDANANNNWEMYQDVVPTSKGVKSNGLMELYNMTKDTTDYLWYTTSFKLNDDDLPFRHDIHPVIQVSSLGHIMHTFVNGEYIGSAHGTKIEKSFVFQKPADLKTGGNRIAILGGTVGMPDSGAYLEHRVSGVHSVVIQGLNAGTLDLSQAVWKHQVGLTGEALGIFQEENLNKVQWVQAKSGTPITWYKRYFECPSGTDPVSLDLSSMGKGMVWINGQGVGRYWVNYLSPLGKPSQHMYHVPRSFLKPKSNLMVVLEEQGGNPEDIKVMIVKRDNICTVVSKNYTAPIDSWSREDNKLKSAANSDKPEGNLQCGEKKVIRSIVFASYGNPDGACGNFTVGNCHSPNVKKVVEQTCLGKPSCALPVSAEAYGVDAACPGSTNTLIVQAKCAKKSKA